The DNA sequence AGGGCATGGTCGGCTCACCGGCCACCGGCGTCACCGGGCAGGGCGCGCCGGGCGGAAGCCTGTCGTCCGGCCGGGCCGCCTCCTCCGGCCGAGCCCCCTTGTCCGGCCCGGCGCCCTCCTCCGGTAGGGCCCCCTCCTCCGGCCCGGCCCCTTCCTCCGGTCGGGACTCCTCGTCCGGCCGGGTGCCCTCCTCCGGCACCTCGGGCCGGTCGCGGTCCGCACGCTCCGCCTCGTCCCAGCGCTCGGTGTCCGGGCGGCTGTCCCGCTCCATGTCGGGGCGGTCCTCGTCGCGTTCGGTCTCGGTGCGCAGCTCCCGCTCCTCCGCGTCGGCCCCCTCGGGACGCAACGCGCTGGGCGCCGGTCTGGTCAGCGTCCCGGAAGTGCCGCGTCCCGACCCGCGGACGGCGGTGCTGGCGGACCCCGAGGTCCCCGAGCGGAAGCGGTTCTGCAGCCGCGCCGACTGCGGCGCCCCGGTGGGGCGCGCCCGCGGTGACCGGCCGGGCCGCACGGAGGGCTTCTGCACCAAGTGCGGCCATCCGTACTCGTTCCTGCCGAAGCTGAGCCCCGGTGACATCGTGCACGGTCAGTACGAGATCGCGGGCTGTCTGGCACACGGCGGGCTCGGCTGGATCTATCTGGCCATCGACCGCGCGGTGTCCGACCGCTGGGTGGTCCTCAAGGGCCTGCTGGACACGGGCGACGAGGAGGCCCTGGCGGCGGCCGTCTCCGAGCGCCGGTTCCTCGCCGAGATCGAGCACGCCAACATCGTCCGGATCTACAACTTCGTCGAACACCTCGACCAGCGCACCGGCAGCCTCGACGGCTACATCGTCATGGAGTACGTGGGCGGCAAGTCGCTGAAGGACATCGCCAACGCCCGCCGCACCACGGAGGGCCGGCGCGATCCGCTGCCGGTCGAGCAGGCATGCGCGTACGGCATCGAGGCGCTGGAGGCGCTCGGCCATCTGCACAGCCGCAATCTCCTCTACTGCGACTTCAAGGTCGACAACGCCATCCAGCAGCAGGACCAGCTCAAGCTGATCGACATGGGCGCGGTCCGGCGGATGGACGACCACGACAGCCCCATCTACGGCACGGTCGGCTACCAGGCCCCCGAGATCTCGGAGGCGGGCCCGTCGATCGCCTCCGACCTCTACACGGTGGCGCGTACCCTCGCCGTGCTCACCTTCGACTTCCAGGGCTATACCAACGTCTTCGTGGACAGCCTGCCGGACCCCGAGCACGTCGAGATCTTCCGGCGCTACGAGTCCTTCTACCGGCTGCTGGTACGGGCCACCGACCCGGACCCAAGTCGCCGTTTCGCCTCCGCGCGGGAGATGGCCGACCAGCTGACCGGGGTACTGCGGGAGGTCGTAGCTCTCCAGACCGGGCAGCCCCGGCCGGCCCTGTCCACGCTCTTCGGGCCGGAACCACGGGTGGTGGACACCGAGCTGTTCGCCGCCGACGGCCAGGACCCGTCCCTGCTGGGCGCCCGGCGCACCGGCAGGGGTGCCGCCGCGGCCGCCCCCGCGCAGCGGCCGCCGGGCCCGCTGGCCCTGCCGCTGCCCGCCATGGCCGTGCTGGACGGACGGGCCACCGCGCTGGCGCTCCCGGTGCCGATGGTCGACCCGGAGGACCCGAACGCCGGGTTCCTGGCCGGGCTGCTGGCCGCCGACCCCGCCGAGGTGAGCGCCGCGCTGCGGACCGTGCCCGTCGACTCGCTCGAGCTGCGGCTGCGCCGGGTGCGCGCCCAGCTGGAGCTGGGCCAGGAGCAGGAGGCGGGCGTCGCGCTGACCGGTCTGGAGGCCGCGTACCACGACGACTGGCGGATCGTCTGGTACCGGGGGCTGCACGCGCTGGCCACCGGCGACCGGGAGACGGCCGCGCTCTCCTTCGACGCCGTCTACGACGCGTTCCCCGGTGAGCCCGCGCCGAAGCTGGCGCTCGGCGTCTGCGCCGAGGTGCTGGGCCAGTTGGACAACGCGGCGGAGTACTACCGGCTGGTGTGGACCACCGACCCGAGCTTTGTGAGCGCCGCCTTCGGCCTCGCCCGGGTCCTGCTGTGCTCCGGGGACCGGACGGGCGCGGTGCGGGCCCTGGAGTCGGTGCCGGAGTCCTCGATCCACTACACGGCGGCGCGGGTCGCCGCCGTACGGGCCCGGCTGCGCCAGCGCGCCCCGCAGGACGCCCTGCTGGGCGATCTGTCGGCCGCCGCCGCCCAGGTCGAGCGGCTGGGCGAGTTCGGTCTGGACGCGGTGCGGCGCGAGCGGCTGCGTACGGAAGTGCTGGGCAGCGCCCTGGATTGGGTACTGTCCGGCAGCAGCGGGGCACCGCCGGGACACAACCGGCCTCCGCTGCTCGGCAGCAGCCTGGACGAGCGCGGGCTGCGTTTCGGATTGGAGCGCTCGTATCGGATACTCGCCAGACTCGCGCAGCGAGGCGAGGAGAGGATCGAACTGGTGGAGCGGGCCAACCGTTTCCGCCCCAGGACGTGGGTGTGATCGATGTCGCAGATGCCGCAGCCGCCCCAGCTGTCAGCCTGCCCGACCTGTGAAGAACCTCCGCAGGCGGGGGACAGATACTGCGATCGGTGCGGTGCCGACCTGGTGGCGGCGGCCGCGTCGGCGGCGGAGGCGACCGCCGACCGGCCGGTGCCGCCGCAGGTGAACGGGGCGGCGCGGTCCACCCAGCCGGAGCCGGACGACTACGAGCTGGCCGCTCCCTCGGACGACGACGAGTCGGCCGAGCCGACCGACGACGACGGATCGGCCGCCCCGCCGGACGACGACGAGTCGGCCACCACCCCGGCCGACGAGTACGAGTCGGCCACCCCGACCGACGACGAGTCGGCCACCCCGCCGGACGACTACCAACTGGCCGCCCCGGCCCCCGCCGGGTACGGGCAGGTGGCCGACCCGCGGGCCACCGCGGCGCTCGGCGCGGCCGAGGCGACACCGTCCGCCGACGCCGGCACCCGCCCGGAAGCCAACGAAAGCACGCACATCAGCGCGGCGACCAGCACGGACAGCGGTACGGGCACCGGCACCGGCACCGGTGCGGACCCTCGGCTGCCCGGCGACGAGCACCACCCCCGGTGCGCCGCGTGCCAGGAGGGCACCATCGACCAGGACGGATACTGCCGGCACTGCGGGCAGGCCCAAGGGCGCGAACGCGACCATATGGAGAGCGAACTGGAGGGCCTCGCGGCGGCCACCGACCGGGGGCTGCGCCACCACCGCAACGAGGACGCGTTCTCCGTGTCCGCCGCGGAGCTGCCCGACGGCTCACCGGTCATGGTCGCCGTGGTG is a window from the Streptomyces luomodiensis genome containing:
- a CDS encoding serine/threonine-protein kinase — translated: MNAAVVACQRRNCDGSYEDVGGGELYCDVCGMAPVVSPQGMVGSPATGVTGQGAPGGSLSSGRAASSGRAPLSGPAPSSGRAPSSGPAPSSGRDSSSGRVPSSGTSGRSRSARSASSQRSVSGRLSRSMSGRSSSRSVSVRSSRSSASAPSGRNALGAGLVSVPEVPRPDPRTAVLADPEVPERKRFCSRADCGAPVGRARGDRPGRTEGFCTKCGHPYSFLPKLSPGDIVHGQYEIAGCLAHGGLGWIYLAIDRAVSDRWVVLKGLLDTGDEEALAAAVSERRFLAEIEHANIVRIYNFVEHLDQRTGSLDGYIVMEYVGGKSLKDIANARRTTEGRRDPLPVEQACAYGIEALEALGHLHSRNLLYCDFKVDNAIQQQDQLKLIDMGAVRRMDDHDSPIYGTVGYQAPEISEAGPSIASDLYTVARTLAVLTFDFQGYTNVFVDSLPDPEHVEIFRRYESFYRLLVRATDPDPSRRFASAREMADQLTGVLREVVALQTGQPRPALSTLFGPEPRVVDTELFAADGQDPSLLGARRTGRGAAAAAPAQRPPGPLALPLPAMAVLDGRATALALPVPMVDPEDPNAGFLAGLLAADPAEVSAALRTVPVDSLELRLRRVRAQLELGQEQEAGVALTGLEAAYHDDWRIVWYRGLHALATGDRETAALSFDAVYDAFPGEPAPKLALGVCAEVLGQLDNAAEYYRLVWTTDPSFVSAAFGLARVLLCSGDRTGAVRALESVPESSIHYTAARVAAVRARLRQRAPQDALLGDLSAAAAQVERLGEFGLDAVRRERLRTEVLGSALDWVLSGSSGAPPGHNRPPLLGSSLDERGLRFGLERSYRILARLAQRGEERIELVERANRFRPRTWV
- a CDS encoding PP2C family protein-serine/threonine phosphatase; translation: MAAAASAAEATADRPVPPQVNGAARSTQPEPDDYELAAPSDDDESAEPTDDDGSAAPPDDDESATTPADEYESATPTDDESATPPDDYQLAAPAPAGYGQVADPRATAALGAAEATPSADAGTRPEANESTHISAATSTDSGTGTGTGTGADPRLPGDEHHPRCAACQEGTIDQDGYCRHCGQAQGRERDHMESELEGLAAATDRGLRHHRNEDAFSVSAAELPDGSPVMVAVVCDGVSSATRPDDASAAAAHAAGEALRASLPRGAHPQQAMAEAIAAAAEAVNSLALETDADAVHPEPHRHQNAPACTIVSAVVTSDILTVGWVGDSRAYWVPDDRSAPPARLTEDDSWAAQMVAAGLMSEAEAYADERAHAITGWLGADAYELEPHTASYKPDRPGVVVVCTDGLWNYAESAEEMARAVPPDARSRPLNSAQALVGHALGGGGHDNVTVAIVPFPAAPGRAGSA